From one Ignavibacteria bacterium genomic stretch:
- a CDS encoding class I SAM-dependent methyltransferase encodes MTKGAISNILRSLRILYVADTVRFWIYRLKNSASNNEFLQQNPEVRLPPDYLMYEAFRLNYRLYYDGGKQTAQWLAGIIERYCPLENKRILDWGCGPGRVIRHMPAIAGQSSELYGTDYNQESIRWCSQNLPGIQFSVNTLSPALAFKANYFDVIYGLSIITHLSEAMHYGWYTELYRVLRPGGILILSSQGDNFTGKLTKNELETYVQGKLVVRGKVKEGHRTYSAFHPAGFMRRLFKNATILEHITREPEGDYLPQDLWIVQKPVS; translated from the coding sequence TTGCGGATACTCTATGTCGCAGATACGGTACGCTTTTGGATTTATAGACTGAAGAATTCGGCTTCCAACAACGAATTCCTCCAACAAAACCCTGAGGTGAGGTTACCACCTGACTACCTGATGTATGAAGCTTTCAGGTTGAACTATCGGTTGTACTATGATGGCGGAAAGCAGACCGCGCAATGGCTGGCAGGTATAATTGAGCGCTATTGTCCGCTGGAGAACAAACGGATCCTGGACTGGGGGTGTGGCCCGGGGCGTGTAATCCGTCACATGCCCGCTATAGCGGGGCAAAGCTCTGAGTTGTACGGGACCGACTATAATCAGGAATCTATCAGGTGGTGTTCACAAAATCTGCCTGGCATACAGTTTTCAGTAAACACGCTCAGCCCCGCGCTCGCATTTAAAGCCAACTATTTTGATGTCATCTACGGGCTGTCGATCATTACCCATCTGTCTGAGGCAATGCACTACGGATGGTACACCGAACTGTACCGTGTACTCAGGCCCGGAGGGATTCTGATACTCTCGTCTCAAGGTGATAACTTTACCGGTAAGCTTACGAAAAACGAGCTTGAAACCTACGTGCAGGGTAAGCTTGTTGTACGTGGTAAGGTCAAGGAAGGACACCGGACCTATTCGGCATTTCATCCTGCCGGATTTATGAGGCGTCTGTTTAAAAATGCAACAATCCTTGAGCACATCACCCGTGAGCCAGAAGGTGATTATCTGCCACAGGACCTTTGGATTGTTCAAAAACCTGTTAGTTAG
- a CDS encoding DUF3298 domain-containing protein: MRSWLLLCVGAVIVCAGCSREPETPPADPAPELSFKDSTVVVRAHGCNGLVEDCGGVEVHFPVFNGNGSRASDYLNYAVRAFFVSQLGGSLPNQPDTASAVTFPDIIKESKLLMADYTEEKAAFPMMAVVWTVQGSGSVICNDSIVCVQLEATTFLGGAHPNSVTDFVMVHVPTGKPVQLSGLVRNMKAFLNVAEQTFKKQVGIKGNDYAEKGYMMQDGKFTLPLASGITTDSVILYYNPYEIAPYVVGPTRISLPRTVLEAN, from the coding sequence ATGCGTAGTTGGCTCCTCCTCTGCGTTGGAGCGGTTATTGTGTGCGCCGGGTGTTCGCGCGAACCGGAAACCCCGCCTGCAGATCCTGCACCAGAGCTTTCTTTTAAAGACAGTACTGTTGTTGTTCGTGCCCACGGCTGTAACGGCCTAGTTGAAGATTGTGGCGGCGTGGAAGTCCATTTCCCCGTATTTAACGGGAATGGGTCACGTGCTTCGGATTATCTTAACTACGCTGTTAGAGCTTTTTTTGTAAGTCAGCTTGGCGGATCGCTTCCCAACCAGCCCGACACTGCTTCGGCTGTTACGTTCCCTGATATCATCAAGGAATCAAAGCTTCTCATGGCAGATTACACCGAAGAAAAGGCTGCATTTCCGATGATGGCTGTTGTGTGGACGGTACAGGGCTCCGGCTCGGTTATCTGTAATGATTCAATTGTATGTGTCCAGCTTGAAGCTACCACCTTCCTTGGCGGCGCACATCCGAATTCAGTAACTGACTTCGTCATGGTTCATGTTCCTACAGGAAAACCGGTCCAGCTATCCGGATTGGTCCGAAATATGAAAGCGTTCCTGAATGTCGCCGAACAGACGTTTAAAAAACAGGTAGGCATCAAGGGGAATGACTATGCTGAGAAAGGATACATGATGCAGGATGGCAAGTTTACGCTACCATTGGCATCGGGTATTACTACTGATAGCGTTATTCTGTATTACAACCCGTACGAAATTGCACCGTATGTGGTCGGACCAACCCGCATTAGTTTACCAAGGACGGTACTAGAGGCTAACTAA